Proteins encoded by one window of Molothrus aeneus isolate 106 chromosome 16, BPBGC_Maene_1.0, whole genome shotgun sequence:
- the LOC136563595 gene encoding chemerin-like receptor 1 yields the protein MDSTSSSPSPFSASCPTEQPDNATDHDYYSGLQKAMHILSMVVYSIACLLGVSGNGLVIWIAGFKMKKTVNSIWFLNLAIADFIFTFFLPLSIAYTALGFHWPFGKLLCKLNSTMAFLNMFASVFLLTVISIDRCVSVAFPVWSHNRRSPELAARIALGTWVLAVLLSSPYLVFRDTLVSSRNVTSCYNNFALSDDYTSEATRRLWRMRHKAMIVTRFLCGFLIPFMVILICYSVVAVKLKRRQLANSAKPYRIIIAVTVSFFLCYFPYHVFSLLEISNNSSSHEMKLALYIGIPLVSSLAFFNSCINPILYVFVGPDFKEKFRQSILSTFEGALSEESVLGSLTGRRKSRSASEVEIPRV from the coding sequence ATGGACAGCacctcttcttccccttcccccttctctgccagctgccccaCGGAGCAGCCTGACAACGCCACTGACCATGACTACTACTCTGGCCTGCAGAAGGCCatgcacatcctctccatggtGGTGTACAGCATCGCCTGTTTGCTGGGGGTGTCAGGCAATGGCCTCGTCATTTGGATTGCAGGCTTCAAGATGAAGAAGACGGTGAATTCCATCTGGTTCCTCAACCTGGCCATAGCTGACTTCATCTTTACCTTTTTCCTGCCCCTCAGCATCGCCTACACAGCCCTGGGCTTCCACTGGccgtttgggaagctgctgtgcAAGCTGAACAGCACCATGGCCTTCCTCAACATGTTTGCCAGCGTCTTCCTCCTGACGGTGATCAGCATCGACCGCTGCGTTTCTGTGGCTTTCCCCGTCTGGTCTCACAACCGCAGGAGCCCggagctggcagccaggatCGCGCTGGGGACGTGGGTCCTGGctgtcctgctcagctcccCGTACCTCGTCTTTCGGGACACCCTGGTCAGCTCCAGGAACGTCACCAGCTGTTACAATAATTTCGCGCTCTCCGATGATTACACATCGGAGGCGACGCGCAGGCTGTGGAGGATGCGGCACAAAGCGATGATCGTCACGCGGTTCTTATGCGGGTTCCTCATCCCCTTCATGGTGATTCTCATCTGCTACAGCGTTGTGGCTGTCAAGCTGAAAAGAAGGCAGCTGGCCAACTCTGCAAAGCCCTACAGAATCATCATTGCTGTCACAGTCTCGTTTTTCCTCTGTTATTTCCCATATCACGTCTTCTCCTTGCTGGAAATATCCAACAACTCTTCCAGCCATGAGATGAAACTGGCCCTTTACATAGGGATCCCCTTGgtttccagcctggctttctTCAACAGCTGCATCAACCCCATCCTGTACGTCTTTGTGGGGCCGGATTTCAAGGAGAAGTTTCGCCAGTCCATCCTGTCCACCTTTGAAGGGGCCCTCAGCGAGGAGTCGGTCCTGGGCAGCCTGACCGGCCGGCGCAAGTCCAGGTCTGCCTCAGAAGTGGAGATCCCGAGGGTCTGA